In Piliocolobus tephrosceles isolate RC106 unplaced genomic scaffold, ASM277652v3 unscaffolded_32449, whole genome shotgun sequence, one genomic interval encodes:
- the LOC113222629 gene encoding endogenous retrovirus group FC1 Env polyprotein-like isoform X1, with protein sequence MISRSLTTLLLVQAFIWETQSQGASSPFAWRFYLTENWTDHAQTQKESQVLATADCHPAGCQTAIYLNFSDIAAQPGKVTPTICFLFDQQITYCKDSWVEQNVGCPYGSCESHTAKTLTASETLSRQRYNSHNFFKTNLGYTWVVWDPWDSRWTTRQKGAMYMTPKTMWPSSRLYLWRSLVQIQTTLHATIQKQEKELNIQLSALTSPLPFSWLSLLRVGLLLANATGLGNLSACFFCAALGRPPLVAVPLTGPFNNSPTNSSGPFLLSGVPLFLSPGQTQVSFCYSNASTSLCNTTSSPNTTLFAPHGSFFWCNGTLHKNLSTQATKTLLCLPVTLVPQLTLRTPAEYLGWDNIWDSIPSPRTKRAIFLPLVAGISLATSVVAAGLAGGAPGHSLLTTAKLSQQFSIAMEASAESLASLQRQLTSLAQVTLQNRCALDLLTAEKGGTCLFHKEECCFYINESGLVETRVQQLHKLSIELQQQKFTSAADSWWASSMYSLLMPLMGPLLSLLLLLTVGPCIISKIINFIKDRINTVQLMVLRAQYQPVMTTESV encoded by the coding sequence ATGATATCCCGTTCCCTCACAACGCTTTTGCTTGTACAGGCCTTTATCTGGGAGACCCAATCACAGGGGGCCTCATCCCCGTTTGCTTGGCGTTTTTACTTAACTGAGAATTGGACCGACCatgcccagacacaaaaagagagccaggtcttggcaacggctgactgccaccctgcagggtgtcaaacggccatctatctaaatttctctgatatTGCCGCACAACCGGGAAAGGTCACCCCcactatctgttttctctttgaccaacaaatcACCTATTGTAAAGATTCTTGGGTCGAACAGAATGTCGGTTGTCCTTATGGGTCCTGTGAAAGCCACACTGCCAAAACTCTCACAGCTTCCGAGACCCTCTCCAGACAACGCTATAActctcataattttttcaaaaccaactTAGGATATACATGGGTTGTCTGGGATCCGTGGGACTCCCGCTGGACCACCCGACAGAAAGGGGCCATGTACATGACCCCAAAAACAATGTGGCCCAGCAGCCGCCTTTACCTTTGGCGCTCTCTTGTTCAGATCCAAACCACCCTCCACGCTACaatccagaaacaggaaaaagaactaaacatacaactctcagccttaacttcccccctccccttctcttgGTTATCTCTACTAAGAGTGGGATTACTGCTTGCAAATGCCACCGGTCTAGGCAATCTCTCCGCGTGCTTCTTCTGTGCTGCCCTAGGGCGACCACCCCTGGTGGCCGTCCCACTCACGGGCCCCTTCAATAATTCTCCTACAAACAGCTCAggacccttcctcctctctggtgTCCCCCTATTCTTGAGCCCCGGGCAAACACAGGTCTCATTCTGCTACTCAAATGCTAGCACCTCCCTCTGCAATACGACCTCTTCTCCTAACACAACCCTGTTCGCCCCTCATGGTTCTTTCTTCTGGTGCAATGGAACGCtacataaaaatctttccacCCAGGCCACTAAGACCCTCTTATGCCTCCCTGTCACACTGGTTCCCCAATTAACCTTACGAACCCCTGCAGAATACCTGGGATGGGACAACATATGGGACAGCATACCATCCCCCAGAACAAAACGGGCTATATTTCTTCCCCTGGTGGCCGGCATCTCACTCGCCACATCCGTAGTTGCAGCAGGACTGGCGGGAGGGGCCCCAGGCCATTCTCTACTCACAACTGCTAAACTCTCCCAACAATTCTCCATAGCTATGGAAGCCTCTGCCGAATCCCTAGCCTCCTTACAAAGACAACTAACTTCCCTCGCCCAGGTTACCTTACAAAACCGATGCGCCCTAGACCTACTAACAGCTGAAAAAGGGGGAACTTGTCTCTTTCAcaaagaagaatgttgtttttacataaatgaatcagggttagtagagacacgggtccaacagctacacaaactcagcatagaattacaacaacaaaagtttaCCTCTGCAGCTGATAGTTGGTGGGCATCCTCCATGTACTCCCTCCTAATGCCCCTCATGGGGCCACTACTTAGCCTACTCCTCCTCCTTACCGTAGGGCCCTGcataatatccaaaattataaactttattaaagatAGAATCAACACAGTCCAACTAATGGTCCTTAGAGCCCAATACCAGCCCGTCATGACAACAGAATCagtataa